Proteins co-encoded in one Papaver somniferum cultivar HN1 chromosome 5, ASM357369v1, whole genome shotgun sequence genomic window:
- the LOC113280272 gene encoding leucine-rich repeat extensin-like protein 3, which translates to MSSVMGKKGGKRASNSMAFLFTASALLLVVLVSLSFPSPADAFGRVPNFKLKSPSPPPKKPIYMPPTPTKKPIYVPSTPPKKSPPPVPKKPHHYVPSKPPNKPVNPMKPKSPPPYQPDLTTDGFNFPGIPRKKPRVPVRRRNYPPPPPRD; encoded by the coding sequence ATGTCGAGTGTTATGGGGAAAAAAGGAGGCAAGAGAGCCTCAAATTCAATGGCTTTCTTATTTACTGCTAGTGCTCTTCTGCTGGTAGTACTAGTCTCTTTGAGTTTTCCATCTCCAGCTGATGCATTCGGGAGAGTCCCTAATTTTAAGCTCAaatctccttcaccaccaccaaagAAGCCAATTTATATGCCTCCGACACCAACAAAGAAGCCAATCTATGTGCCTTCAACACCACCTAAGAAATCTCCACCACCAGTACCAAAGAAGCCACATCATTATGTGCCTTCAAAACCACCAAATAAGCCAGTAAATCCTATGAAGCCAAAATCCCCTCCACCATATCAGCCAGACCTAACCACTGACGGATTCAATTTTCCAGGAATACCCAGGAAAAAACCAAGAGTACCAGTAAGACGACGAaattatccaccaccaccacctcgtgACTAA